The genomic DNA TGAGCGCGGTCATCTCAAGTGACAACGTTAATATAAGCCACATCGATGCCACCACAACTCATGAGAAGAGGGCGCGTTTCAACTTTACTCTTGAGGTAAAGGACAAGGTCCAGCTCGATAGCGTGATTAAAAAGTTGTCCGGGGTGAATGGAGTTCTTGAGGCAAAGAGGACCAGTTCAAAATAGGTTACATGCAAAAGCCTTCCATATTCTATGACATTTTTAAAACTCCCATAGGAAATATCTTTTTGCTTTTTTCCGGAAGATCTCTTATTGAGATATCTTTTAATAAACCCTTGAAGGTTGCTTACAAAAAAGGGGCTGCACCCAAGAGTTTTCTTAAGGAATTGGGATCTTACTTCAGCGGAGTGGAGACCGAATTCCGCCAAGAGATACAGTTTCTAAAAGGGACTGAATTTGAGCAGAGTGTCTGGCTCTCACTCAAGGATATCCCGTAC from Thermodesulfovibrionia bacterium includes the following:
- a CDS encoding methylated-DNA--[protein]-cysteine S-methyltransferase produces the protein MQKPSIFYDIFKTPIGNIFLLFSGRSLIEISFNKPLKVAYKKGAAPKSFLKELGSYFSGVETEFRQEIQFLKGTEFEQSVWLSLKDIPYGETRPYKWVAEKIGSPSAVRAVGQALSKNPIPIVLPCHRVVESSGSIGGYSAGVEKKVRLLEMEYYSKMNKNKI